One segment of Salvia splendens isolate huo1 chromosome 20, SspV2, whole genome shotgun sequence DNA contains the following:
- the LOC121781353 gene encoding probable leucine-rich repeat receptor-like protein kinase At1g35710 produces the protein MVRILVCYIPKQIGNLTMLRTLYIDSNNLTGNISSSIFNVSSLEFIYLGDNNLSGSLPANLDNLLNLQVLSVKSNNIIGSIPKQVGNLTSLLFLDLGDNKLTGELPKELGNLAELELLATPFNDFLTGPIHFSIFNLSNLTILDLQQNHFSGEIPTSIINASQIIAIELNRNSFTGPIPDFGNLRQLEDLRLWENNLTGAELPNQELGFLSSLTNCPNLNWLDISNNPMMNGILPASIGNLSTSLVTFSASNCSIRGIIPPEIGNLRNLQALDLSKNQLTGSIPTTIGNLRNLQALDLSKNQLTRSIPTTMGKLNLLGKLYLYDNQLQGYIPHQLCQNSTLVELELSLNELTGSIPDCLGDIKSLQRVSFASNKMNSTLPSNFLNLPKLIDLDLFSNYLSGQIPDQIASLIAITYLDLSFNKFSGSVPKSIGNCENLVYLGLSNNSFEGVLPQSLGNIKKLEVLNLNQNDFQGIIPTTFSKGCSLKSLNLNDNKLEGTLPQSLYNCQSLQVLDIGNNRIQDTFPVWMENLTDFRVLILRSNNFSGTISSLTSKPRLPFSNLQVFDISHNAFIGNLPYRYLMNFKAMMKVQKNHRVFYTESFILTVKGLDLEYERILTTTIDMSSNRFSGSIPNSIGSLNSLISLNLSHNCLTGGIPASLGNITELESLDLSSNQLEGKIPTELTKLTFLSTVNFSMNNLSGKIPQSSGQFPTFDNKSYVGNSGLCGFPLTRKCEEPLPSEMLEEGDHDYGILEGFCWQAVVSGYGCGFVIGVTVGCVILGYGRPKWLLEWIYRFYRIKMRSSRGNVTPQRRRR, from the exons ATGGTCCGGATTTTAGTTT GTTACATACCAAAGCAAATTGGGAACCTTACTATGCTGAGAACATTATATATTGATTCCAACAATTTGACAG GAAACATTTCGTCTTCTATCTTCAACGTTTCCTCATTGGAATTCATATACCTCGGCGACAATAATCTGTCTGGAAGCCTACCAGCGAATTTGGACAATTTACTCAACCTCCAAGTGTTGTCTGTTAAAAGCAACAACATAATAG GTTCCATACCGAAGCAAGTTGGTAACCTCACTTCATTACTATTTCTAGATTTGGGTGACAATAAGTTGACAG GTGAATTGCCGAAAGAGCTTGGAAATCTAGCAGAGCTCGAGTTATTAGCCACACCCTTCAACGATTTCTTGACCGGTCCCATCCACTTTTCCATATTCAACTTATCAAATTTGACGATACTCGATCTTCAACAGAATCACTTTTCTG GTGAAATTCCGACCTCTATCATCAATGCTTCTCAGATAATCGCTATAGAATTGAACAGAAACTCATTCACTGGTCCCATTCCCGACTTCGGTAATCTAAGACAGCTTGAAGACCTTCGCCTTTGGGAAAATAATCTGACTGGAGCAGAATTGCCAAATCAAGAACTgggatttctgtcttctttaacAAACTGCCCAAATTTGAATTGGTTGGATATTAGTAACAATCCGATGATGAATGGTATCCTTCCGGCTTCCATTGGGAACTTATCTACTTCTCTTGTGACCTTTTCAGCATCCAACTGCAGCATCAGAGGCATTATTCCTCCAGAAATTGGAAATTTGAGGAATTTGCAGGCCTTGGATTTATCCAAGAATCAACTCACAGGATCCATCCCAACCACAATTGGAAATTTGAGGAATTTGCAGGCCTTGGATTTATCCAAGAATCAACTCACAAGATCCATCCCAACCACAATGGGGAAACTGAATCTACTTGGAAAATTATATCTTTATGATAACCAGCTACAAGGATATATCCCTCATCAGCTTTGCCAAAACAGTACTTTGGTGGAGTTAGAATTGAGTCTTAATGAGCTCACTGGTTCAATACCTGATTGTTTGGGAGATATTAAATCCCTCCAAAGAGTCTCTTTTGCCTCAAACAAGATGAATTCTACACTCCCTTCCAACTTTTTAAATCTTCCAAAGCTCATAGATCTCGACTTGTTCTCAAACTATTTGAGTGGTCAAATTCCtgatcaaatagcaagtttaaTTGCTATCACCTATCTTGACTTGTCCTTTAATAAGTTTTCAGGCTCTGTTCCCAAATCGATTGGCAACTGCGAGAATCTGGTATACCTAGGTTTATCAAACAACAGTTTTGAAGGAGTGCTTCCACAGAGTTTAGGGAACATCAAGAAATTGGAGGTCTTGAATTTAAACCAGAACGACTTTCAGGGAATCATTCCGACTACATTTTCAAAGGGTTGTAGTCTTAAGTCACTCAACTTGAATGATAATAAGTTGGAAGGAACACTACCCCAATCCCTCTACAACTGTCAAAGTCTGCAGGTTCTTGATATTGGAAACAACAGAATACAAGACACCTTTCCAGTTTGGATGGAAAATCTCACTGATTTTCGGGTCCTCATATTGAGATCTAACAACTTTAGTGGTACCATTTCTTCTCTCACTTCAAAGCCTAGGCTTCCATTCTCCAACCTACAAGTTTTTGATATATCCCATAATGCATTCATTGGTAACCTGCCCTATCGATATCTGATGAATTTCAAAGCGATGATGAAAGTACAAAAGAATCATCGAGTATTTTATACAGAGTCATTCATATTGACAGTGAAAGGTTTGGACCTAGAATATGAGAGAATTCTGACAACAACAATCGACATGTCATCCAACAGATTTTCAGGCAGTATCCCAAACTCCATTGGAAGTTTGAATTCCTTGATATCTTTGAATCTGTCTCACAACTGCCTCACAGGAGGTATACCTGCATCTCTTGGAAACATCACAGAACTCGAGTCGTTGGACCTGTCTTCAAACCAATTGGAAGGGAAAATTCCAACAGAGCTTACAAAACTCACATTTCTTTCTACGGTGAACTTTTCCATGAATAATCTTTCAGGGAAGATACCTCAATCCAGTGGCCAGTTTCCCACATTTGACAATAAATCCTATGTTGGAAATTCTGGACTATGTGGATTTCCATTAACACGGAAATGTGAAGAGCCTTTGCCTTCAGAGATGCTGGAAGAAGGTGATCATGATTATGGTATTCTAGAGGGATTCTGTTGGCAGGCAGTTGTTTCTGGGTATGGATGTGGATTCGTAATCGGTGTGACTGTGGGTTGTGTGATTCTTGGGTATGGAAGGCCTAAATGGTTGTTGGAATGGATCTACAGATTTTACAGGATAAAGATGAGAAGCAGTAGAGGAAATGTGACAccacaaagaagaagaagataa